Proteins from a genomic interval of Neodiprion lecontei isolate iyNeoLeco1 chromosome 2, iyNeoLeco1.1, whole genome shotgun sequence:
- the LOC107227854 gene encoding non-structural maintenance of chromosomes element 1 homolog: MSYTNNHRALLQVIMERGAVSTADARELIVKLFQQNESTQTYIHQINVKLEPLNMTIKLVTCELTGHKYWILISTLIDKTASFQNEFSPAQLELLRKILSEIITSDDGCAPSTACLNLCSSLDTQMSKADAEDFLAKMVEKKWFVKEHGKFYMGVRSIAELIPYFKASYSEEALKTCALCRQMVFHGERCICCHNVLHMLCFANCARVQNPPKCPSCNTIMSTDNINDFDAYNDHVLDFPEMSVETENSEKRTTNPTKKRKYSAR; this comes from the exons ATGTCGTATACCAATAACCATCGTGCGCTATTACAAGTGATAATGGAACGTGGAGCTGTGAGCACTGCCGACGCGAGAGAACTAATTGTCAAGTTATTTC AACAGAACGAAAGCACGCAGACATACATACATCAAATCAATGTTAAACTGGAACCTTTGAACATGACTATAAAACTTGTAACCTGTGAATTGACAGGTCATAAGTATTGGATTCTGATCAGTACGTTGATTGATAAAACTGCGAG CTTCCAGAATGAATTTTCACCTGCACAGCTGGAACTGCTCAGAaagattttatctgaaataattACTTCGGACGATGGTTGTGCTCCTAGCACTGCGTGCTTGAATTTGTGCTCTTCTCTCGACACTCAAATGTCAAAAGCAGATGCCGAAGATTTCTTGGCAAAGATGGTCGAGAAAAAGTGGTTTGTCAAAGAG CATGGTAAATTTTACATGGGTGTACGCAGCATAGCAGAGTTGATTCCGTACTTCAAAGCTAGTTACTCCGAAGAAGCTCTTAAAACCTGTGCTCTTTGCCGTCAAATGGTCTTCCAT GGTGAACGCTGCATTTGCTGTCACAACGTTTTACATATGCTTTGTTTTGCTAATTGTGCGAGAGTCCAAAATCCACCAAAGTGTCCCAGCTGCAACACTATCATGTCCACAGACAACATTAACG ATTTTGATGCATACAATGATCATGTGTTGGATTTTCCGGAAATGAGCGTAGAGACGGAAAATAGTGAGAAAAGAACGACGAATCctacgaaaaaaagaaaatacagcgCTAGGTAA